The sequence CGATGGGTCATCTATCCAACCCTTTAAGTATAACGGCATCGTTTAATGTTTAATGGCTGAAACTTATATATGGTagctgttgactttgactttagCCTCTCAGTTGAATCACAACCGTAGCAATTGCTAACGACTGAGAGTGAGAGGACGTGAATATAACTTTGTAAAGACTTGGCGAAGACCTCATTTATTATAAAGAAAGACTTGGGGAAGACTTGAAGTTTGATTTCCAATATTGTTAGTAATAAAGTCTGATTGAAGAAGAATTATATCCATGAAATTCGTTCAGTTTTTGGTTCCCAATTTCATGAAGCCAAAGTGAAGCTTTCCGAgctaggcttttttttttttttttttcgttttcgtttttgtttttgttttttgcttccAACGTTTTTTGCTGTGTAAAATCCTCAGCTTTCTCTGCTTCGTTTGGTAATGCCTGCTGAATACATTGAGTCTTAATATACTATTAGTGAACTCgatctttaattaattactcaACTACTATTATTGAATGTGTATGAATTGCATTTCACTCTTTATGATGCATGTTTGGCATTCACATTTGAAATACATCAATTTCTGAGAGGCAGTTTAATTTCCATGTTTCAGAAGCCCATTCAGTATAATTATGGTTGATCTGGAAGAACGAGCTGTGAGGGATCTGGAAGAAAGAGCTGCGAGgttaacttttattattatttttttttactctcaTATATTCTTCTTTCTATAAATCGCTGCTTTGAAGCTAGAGTTACCTTGCTAGCAGacattatagttttttttttttttttttttttttttttttttttttttgtgggtttgtAGTGCTGTTTTGTTTGGGATGCTTTTATCTTCCCCTCTTTGAAAACATAAACCTCGAAATTTAAATGGACTCATcacattttagtttttttaaatatatttaaaaatatcattctaGGAAGGATTCATATATATTGCTTTTGGAGCAAATTAAAGCCTTCTATACTctgtaatttgataaattaaggtaaaccacatttatttatttattttccataaatGCATAGCTCGCCtgacttttcatttttgttccaCTTCAACCCCTTTAGTAGTCAAATTATTAGTCAACTTATATACTCTGACTTCAAATAACGTTTTTAtccttttacttatttatatgtccaaaaaatctatttattattattattatttgtttccaaacattacaattttattttataatattcgtAGATATAGATACTGAGAAAAGCATTGGGTTTAGTTTGTTTTGTTAGCTGAAAATAATGAACTCAGACCTAGCTGATGAGCCTTTTggttaatttgtttaataagcAGCAAATCAGAACAGAGTATCATTGGAAAAATTTCAAAGAGAATGCGTCCTTTAAAGATGCCAGACTTTCTAGAGTGGAATAAGATATTTGCATTGGCATGTGTGGTTGCGGTCTCACTGGATCCTTTGTTCATTTATGTTCCTGTcatcaatgaaaataataaatgtctTACCATGGACAAGACATTGGCGACAACAGCTGTTGCTGTCAGATTCTTAGCAGATATAATTTATGTTGGAGATATTATCTATAATGTTAATAAATCTTCTCTGGAATTGAAAAGACGTGGGACATGGAAAACAAACAAGTTTTTTAAGATAAACAACTTTTTTAAGAATGCTTTGGCAATATGGAAGCTTTCCTGGCGTCTTATACTTGTTGACTCTCTGGCCATTCTTCCGATTCcacaggtatatatatatatatatatatatatatatatatatatatatatatatatgtgacaaAACTTCAAGGATTGcaagtaatttttttcttcatcttctatatatataaatatttatccaatttttctttttatttttctttttattttttaaataaaggatcgtattattttaaattcaaatacattAGTTATCAATCAGGTTGTGACaaatttagtttaaaaatttttcatttaCATCACACAATGTCATctgaatataaaaatagatattaaaaattgGAACTACTGACTGAAAAGTAGTgagtagtaattttttttatttttttttattttttatttttttacatttttatcattGCATTCAGTACAGTGTCAACTGGGATTTTCCCTGTGGGcttaaaattagttaattaattaattaaccattTGAATCTTGCATGTACCAGATAATAATGTTAGTCTCCTTTAAGAAAGTGAGGGGCTCGGGATATTTGGATGAAAGGAGGTTACTGAGCTTAATTCTTATATCCCAATATGTTCCAAGGGTTTTTCGAATATACATATCATCTAAGGAAGCTACAAGGGTTCGGGACGTCCTCACGGATACTGTTTGGATTAGGGGtgcttttaacttttttctctACATTCTCGCAAGCCATGTAAGTCATAAACTTCCTCAAGTCAAAGTTCCTCTTTACTTTTAGATTAAGCTCAAAATGGCTGCaaaattttctacttttttttccttactgagtctttaattttctttcaaggtGTTTGGAGCCTTTTGGTACTTTTTCGCTGTTCAAAGAGAAACAGCATGCTGGTTTCAAGCCTGTGAACGATCAGGAATAGCAAACTGTGGACTCGATACTTTTTGTGATGATCATGAAAGTGCACCAACAAATTATATCACACTTGTACATTCTAAATGTCCCATAAACGTGGATCCCGATGATACAATAGAGGAACTCTTCGATTTTGGGATATTCCTGGATGCCATCAAGTCTGGTCTGCTGGGATCATATGATTTTCCACGAAAGTTGGCTTATTGTTTTTGGTGGGGACTGCGGAATTTGAGGTTTGTATAAATTTGTTATCCATTTGAACCCATCGTCCAATTTATATTCGATGTCCACATATTACATGTAATTGAGTGTCAAAATGCCCgatagaaaatttttaaattactggTATATGCGTTATATACATATGAAGTAAACAAAGCAAAAAGCTATTGAtgtaaaaaacccaaaaaaaaaaaaaaaaaaaaaaaggtgatctAACATAGTCTCATaaattaatatagaaaatt comes from Ziziphus jujuba cultivar Dongzao chromosome 6, ASM3175591v1 and encodes:
- the LOC107431258 gene encoding cyclic nucleotide-gated ion channel 1, whose amino-acid sequence is MVDLEERAVRDLEERAASKSEQSIIGKISKRMRPLKMPDFLEWNKIFALACVVAVSLDPLFIYVPVINENNKCLTMDKTLATTAVAVRFLADIIYVGDIIYNVNKSSLELKRRGTWKTNKFFKINNFFKNALAIWKLSWRLILVDSLAILPIPQIIMLVSFKKVRGSGYLDERRLLSLILISQYVPRVFRIYISSKEATRVRDVLTDTVWIRGAFNFFLYILASHVFGAFWYFFAVQRETACWFQACERSGIANCGLDTFCDDHESAPTNYITLVHSKCPINVDPDDTIEELFDFGIFLDAIKSGLLGSYDFPRKLAYCFWWGLRNLSSLGSNLKTSSYFWETYFAISVSIVGLLLFLYLIGNMQTYLQLATTRSEERRLKMKQKEPQIDAWISRNNLDKEKKTIMEKVQHSLEVDKDINVETLVNALPHEYRRYITRELSRGTLKKYIILHQSNVNEEAIEKLVEAICEHMKPVAYKENSNIIRVGDPCQMVLITQGTVVVNTGSSGSNGGTCTNASAKQLNKDDIYGDNLLLTPEHDSPSGVTISNECVESLTEVEGFAVNAKDLMNVISNSHWGLSCSILP